The Actinomyces sp. oral taxon 414 genome has a segment encoding these proteins:
- the acnA gene encoding aconitate hydratase AcnA yields MTSLDTFHSRSTLDVDGRSYEIFRLDAVDGLERLPYCLKVLAENLLRTEDGANVTADHVRALAAWDPAAEPDTEIQFTPARVIMQDFTGVPCIVDLATMREAVADLGGDPKVINPLAPAEMVIDHSVQIDSFGLASSLEINKEREYERNAERYQFLRWGQGALSNFRVVPPGTGIVHQVNIEYLARTVFTREIAGPDGAGVVQAYPDTCVGTDSHTTTVNGMGVLGWGVGGIEAEAAMLGQSVSMLIPRVVGFRLTGSIPAGATATDVVLTITQMLRAHGVVGKFVEFYGEGVAQVPLANRATIGNMSPEFGSTAAIFPIDDVTLDYLRLTGRSEENVRLVEEYTKAQGMWHDPGREPAFSEYLELDLATVVPSIAGPKRPQDRIELSGAKASFERTLPTYAAQAHKPTPVTLADGTPTELDHGHVAIASITSCTNTSNPSVMVAAGLLARNAVARGLRSKPWVKTSTAPGSQVVTDYYAKAGLWPALNALGFNVVGYGCATCIGNSGPLPEEISAAVNDADLAVVSVLSGNRNFEGRINPDVKMNYLASPPLVIAYALAGTMDFDFATQPLGRDERGRDVFLADIWPDPAEVQATIDATIDRQMYTRDYADVFAGDERWRGLDTPEGETFAWNEESTYVRKAPFFEGLTMELTPVADIHGARVLALLGDSVTTDHISPAGAIKSDSPAGRYLASRGVARRDFNSYGSRRGNHEVMIRGTFANIRLRNQLLDGVEGGYTRNFLTGEQESIFDASLAYRAAGVPLVVLGGKEYGSGSSRDWAAKGTALLGVRAVITESFERIHRSNLIGMGVVPLQFPAGESAASLGLDGTETFSITGLTALNEGVTPRTVAVEAERADGSVVSFDATVRIDTPGEADYFRNGGILQYVLRGLARGESA; encoded by the coding sequence TTGACGAGCCTCGACACCTTCCACTCCCGCTCCACCCTCGACGTGGACGGCCGCAGCTACGAGATCTTCCGCCTGGACGCCGTGGACGGCCTGGAGCGGCTGCCCTACTGCCTCAAGGTCCTGGCCGAGAACCTGCTGCGCACCGAGGACGGCGCCAATGTCACCGCCGACCACGTGCGGGCCCTGGCCGCCTGGGACCCCGCCGCCGAGCCGGACACCGAGATCCAGTTCACCCCCGCCCGCGTCATTATGCAGGACTTCACGGGCGTGCCCTGCATTGTGGACCTGGCCACCATGCGCGAGGCGGTGGCCGACCTGGGCGGCGACCCGAAGGTCATCAACCCCCTGGCCCCCGCCGAGATGGTCATTGACCACTCCGTGCAGATCGACTCCTTCGGCCTGGCCTCCTCCCTGGAGATCAACAAGGAGCGCGAGTACGAGCGCAACGCCGAGCGCTACCAGTTCCTGCGCTGGGGACAGGGCGCCCTGTCCAACTTCCGCGTCGTCCCCCCGGGCACCGGCATCGTCCACCAGGTCAATATCGAGTACCTGGCCCGCACCGTCTTCACGCGCGAGATCGCCGGGCCCGACGGCGCGGGCGTCGTCCAGGCCTACCCCGACACCTGCGTGGGCACCGACTCCCACACCACCACCGTCAACGGCATGGGCGTGCTGGGCTGGGGCGTGGGCGGCATTGAGGCCGAGGCCGCCATGCTGGGCCAGAGCGTGTCCATGCTCATCCCCCGCGTGGTCGGCTTCAGGCTCACCGGCTCCATTCCGGCCGGGGCCACGGCCACCGACGTCGTGCTCACCATCACCCAGATGCTGCGCGCCCACGGGGTGGTGGGCAAATTCGTCGAGTTCTACGGCGAGGGCGTGGCGCAGGTGCCCCTGGCCAACCGCGCCACCATTGGCAATATGAGCCCCGAGTTCGGCTCGACCGCCGCCATCTTCCCCATCGACGACGTCACCCTGGACTACCTGCGCCTGACCGGGCGCAGCGAGGAGAACGTGCGCCTGGTCGAGGAGTACACCAAGGCCCAGGGCATGTGGCACGACCCGGGGCGCGAGCCGGCCTTCTCCGAGTACCTGGAGCTGGACCTGGCCACGGTGGTGCCCTCCATCGCCGGGCCCAAGCGCCCCCAGGACCGCATTGAACTGTCGGGGGCCAAGGCCTCCTTCGAGCGGACCCTGCCGACCTACGCCGCCCAGGCCCACAAACCCACCCCGGTGACCCTGGCCGACGGCACGCCCACCGAGCTCGACCACGGGCACGTGGCCATCGCCTCCATCACCTCGTGCACCAACACCTCCAACCCCTCCGTCATGGTCGCCGCCGGGCTGCTGGCCCGCAACGCCGTGGCCCGCGGGCTGCGCAGCAAGCCGTGGGTCAAAACCTCCACGGCGCCCGGCTCCCAGGTGGTCACCGACTATTACGCCAAGGCCGGGCTGTGGCCGGCGCTGAACGCGCTGGGCTTCAACGTCGTGGGCTACGGCTGCGCCACGTGTATCGGCAACTCCGGGCCGCTGCCGGAGGAGATCTCGGCGGCCGTCAACGACGCCGACCTCGCCGTCGTCTCCGTCCTGAGCGGCAACCGCAACTTCGAGGGGCGCATCAACCCCGACGTCAAGATGAACTACCTGGCCTCCCCGCCGCTGGTCATCGCCTACGCCCTGGCCGGCACCATGGACTTCGACTTCGCCACCCAGCCGCTGGGGCGCGACGAGCGGGGCCGCGACGTCTTCCTGGCGGACATCTGGCCCGACCCCGCCGAGGTCCAGGCCACCATCGACGCCACCATCGACCGGCAGATGTACACCCGCGACTACGCCGACGTGTTCGCCGGCGACGAACGCTGGCGGGGACTGGACACGCCCGAGGGGGAGACCTTCGCCTGGAATGAGGAGTCCACCTACGTGCGCAAGGCCCCCTTCTTCGAGGGGCTGACCATGGAGCTCACCCCGGTGGCCGACATCCACGGCGCCCGGGTGCTGGCGCTGCTGGGCGACTCGGTGACCACCGACCACATCTCCCCGGCCGGCGCTATCAAGTCCGACTCCCCGGCGGGCCGCTACCTGGCCTCCCGGGGGGTGGCGCGCCGCGACTTCAACTCCTACGGTTCGCGCCGCGGCAACCACGAGGTCATGATCCGCGGCACCTTCGCCAATATCCGCCTGCGCAACCAGCTGCTCGACGGCGTCGAGGGCGGCTACACCCGCAACTTCCTCACCGGCGAGCAGGAGTCGATCTTCGACGCCTCCCTGGCCTACCGGGCGGCCGGCGTCCCGCTGGTGGTGCTGGGCGGCAAGGAGTACGGCTCGGGCTCCTCGCGCGACTGGGCCGCCAAGGGCACCGCGCTGCTGGGGGTCAGGGCGGTCATCACCGAGTCCTTCGAGCGCATCCACCGCTCCAACCTCATCGGCATGGGGGTGGTGCCGCTGCAGTTCCCGGCGGGGGAGTCGGCGGCGAGCCTGGGCCTGGACGGCACCGAGACCTTCTCCATTACGGGGCTGACGGCGCTCAACGAGGGCGTCACGCCGCGCACCGTCGCCGTCGAGGCCGAGCGGGCCGACGGGTCGGTTGTCTCCTTCGACGCGACCGTGCGCATTGACACCCCCGGCGAGGCCGACTACTTCCGCAATGGCGGCATCCTCCAGTACGTGCTGCGGGGCCTGGCGCGCGGCGAGTCCGCCTGA
- a CDS encoding response regulator transcription factor: MIEPAGAGGPGGEAAGAPIRVLIAEDQALLRATLAALLQAEEGMSVVGTAGDGARALALAAELRPDVVLMDIQMPGLSGIEATARICADPALKGTRVLVLTMFEVDDYVLGALRAGACGFLLKDADPQSLVDAVRTVHEGQSLLSPRVLARLVARMPSTAPAGALAGRRADDVGALTPRQREVLLLIARGLSNSEIEVELGITRATCRSHITALLARLGARDRAQLVIAAYEAGLISPHQGA; this comes from the coding sequence GTGATTGAGCCCGCCGGCGCCGGTGGACCGGGCGGCGAGGCGGCCGGCGCCCCCATCCGGGTCCTCATTGCCGAGGATCAGGCCCTCCTGCGCGCCACCCTGGCCGCCCTGCTCCAGGCCGAGGAGGGGATGAGCGTCGTCGGGACGGCCGGAGACGGCGCCCGCGCCCTCGCCCTGGCCGCCGAGCTGCGCCCCGACGTCGTCCTCATGGACATTCAGATGCCGGGGCTGAGCGGCATCGAGGCCACCGCCCGGATCTGCGCCGACCCGGCGCTCAAGGGCACGCGCGTCCTGGTCCTGACCATGTTCGAGGTCGACGACTATGTCCTGGGCGCCCTGCGCGCCGGAGCCTGCGGTTTCCTGCTCAAGGACGCCGACCCGCAGTCCCTCGTCGACGCCGTGCGCACCGTCCACGAGGGCCAGTCGCTGCTCAGCCCCCGAGTCCTGGCGCGCCTGGTGGCCCGCATGCCGAGCACCGCGCCGGCCGGTGCGCTCGCCGGCCGGCGGGCCGACGACGTCGGGGCGCTCACGCCCCGCCAGCGCGAGGTCCTCCTGCTCATCGCCCGCGGCCTGTCCAACAGCGAGATCGAGGTGGAGCTGGGCATCACCCGGGCCACCTGCCGCAGTCACATCACCGCGCTCCTGGCCCGACTGGGCGCCCGCGACCGCGCCCAGCTCGTCATCGCCGCCTACGAGGCCGGCCTCATCAGCCCCCACCAGGGCGCGTGA
- a CDS encoding sensor histidine kinase, which produces MPALDALPRHSAFGRAITGTAALIVGVGLLIGVYPAPSPRIQMTMILAMTGLVAAALWLRRRDRRVYEWRLAQETAARAVAEDRLVIARELHDAVSGNLGAITVRCAVARRLETTPDGLRRALDDVEAASREATDGLRRMLAVLRDGRTPPAPGAVTASAPSAGAGAGLAGSLAEAIDAARRAGVGVEFDADAGAGVGAGADAGAGAEADAGVDTVLGATVPDGLTAPVSRAAARVVDEALVNTARHAGPTRARVALLKEPGWLRVRVVDDGPAPGWTPRPGAGQGLRGLHERVAALGGSLAAGPRGDAPGFAVEAVLPREPGPRASGSIPGSARD; this is translated from the coding sequence GTGCCCGCCCTCGACGCCCTCCCGCGCCACTCCGCGTTCGGACGCGCCATCACGGGCACCGCTGCGCTCATCGTCGGCGTCGGCCTCCTCATCGGCGTCTACCCGGCCCCCTCCCCGCGCATTCAGATGACGATGATTCTCGCCATGACGGGTCTCGTCGCCGCCGCCCTGTGGCTGCGACGGCGCGACCGGCGCGTCTACGAGTGGCGCCTGGCGCAGGAGACGGCCGCGCGCGCGGTGGCCGAGGACCGCCTCGTCATCGCCCGCGAGCTGCACGACGCCGTGTCCGGGAACCTGGGCGCCATCACCGTGCGCTGCGCCGTGGCCCGGCGCCTCGAGACCACCCCCGACGGCCTGCGCCGCGCCCTGGACGACGTCGAGGCCGCCTCCCGCGAAGCCACCGACGGCCTGCGGCGCATGCTCGCCGTCCTGCGTGACGGGCGCACGCCGCCCGCGCCCGGGGCCGTGACGGCGTCCGCGCCGTCCGCCGGGGCCGGGGCCGGGCTCGCCGGGAGCCTCGCGGAGGCGATCGACGCGGCCCGACGAGCCGGCGTCGGGGTCGAGTTCGACGCCGACGCCGGGGCCGGGGTCGGCGCCGGGGCCGACGCCGGGGCCGGCGCAGAGGCGGACGCGGGAGTGGATACGGTCCTGGGCGCGACGGTTCCCGACGGCCTGACCGCCCCGGTGAGCCGGGCCGCTGCCCGGGTCGTGGACGAGGCCCTGGTCAATACGGCCCGCCACGCCGGGCCCACCCGCGCCCGCGTCGCCCTCCTCAAGGAGCCGGGGTGGCTGCGCGTGCGCGTCGTCGACGACGGCCCGGCCCCCGGCTGGACGCCCCGCCCCGGGGCCGGCCAGGGGCTGCGCGGCCTGCACGAGCGCGTGGCGGCCCTCGGCGGCTCCTTGGCCGCGGGGCCCCGGGGCGACGCCCCCGGCTTCGCCGTCGAGGCCGTGCTCCCCCGGGAGCCTGGCCCCCGCGCGTCCGGGTCAATCCCGGGGAGTGCCCGTGATTGA
- a CDS encoding ABC transporter ATP-binding protein produces the protein MISIENLVKRHGEREVLHGVSLQARPGRVTGFAGPNGAGKSSTLRCLLGLDRADGGRALIGGRPYRELREPLRVVGAMLDGSGAHPSRTARGHLAWVASGSGIGRRRVNEVLDVVGLGEAAGRRVGTFSLGMGQRLGLAAALLGDPEVLVLDEPVNGLDPEGIRWIRTLLRRRADAGGTVLLSSHVLAELAEVADDVVVIAHGRVRAAGTLTEIAAGHSSLEEAFFSLTGGEFGGRAGLAGRSGRPARAEGVRA, from the coding sequence ATGATCAGTATTGAGAATCTCGTCAAACGACACGGGGAGCGGGAGGTGCTCCACGGCGTGAGCCTGCAGGCCCGCCCGGGCCGTGTCACCGGCTTCGCGGGCCCCAACGGCGCCGGGAAGTCCTCGACCCTGCGGTGCCTGCTGGGACTGGACCGGGCCGACGGCGGGCGCGCGCTCATCGGCGGGCGCCCCTACCGCGAGCTGCGCGAACCGCTGCGCGTGGTGGGCGCAATGCTCGACGGCTCCGGCGCACACCCCTCGCGCACGGCCCGCGGGCACCTGGCGTGGGTGGCCTCGGGATCGGGCATCGGGCGGCGCCGGGTGAACGAGGTGCTCGACGTCGTCGGCCTCGGCGAGGCGGCCGGACGCCGGGTGGGCACCTTCTCCCTGGGAATGGGCCAGCGTCTGGGGCTGGCCGCGGCGCTGCTGGGCGACCCGGAGGTGCTGGTCCTGGACGAGCCGGTCAACGGCCTGGACCCGGAGGGCATCCGGTGGATCCGCACGCTGCTGCGCCGGCGGGCCGACGCCGGGGGCACGGTCCTGCTGTCCAGCCACGTCCTGGCCGAGCTGGCCGAGGTGGCCGACGACGTCGTCGTCATCGCCCACGGGCGGGTGCGGGCGGCCGGGACGCTCACCGAGATCGCCGCGGGCCACTCGAGCCTGGAGGAGGCCTTCTTCTCCCTGACCGGGGGCGAATTCGGCGGCCGGGCGGGACTGGCGGGCCGGTCGGGCCGCCCGGCGCGCGCGGAGGGGGTCCGGGCATGA
- a CDS encoding ABC transporter translates to MSTTTALIRSLRAEARKTAGLPGVWLGAALALVLPVLIEYYVNHDLAAELAAGDPQASARLDDIGVIGLYMGTTGIVVLAASVVVGEYVSDPRTNGASRQVTTTMLVQPRRGAAVAAKLVVVLGAALVLLALAWAATFSLFRHLLGSRTSFGPVPWWMLTGILAWWLFSAAASMALAAATRSALASMTAPIAMSTMISPGVLLIKSIDAARFLPDAAAVRLIADPTTLNYDRLVELLSVPMAAAVCAAWAGGCAVALCWVWMRRDA, encoded by the coding sequence ATGAGCACGACGACGGCCCTGATCCGCTCCCTCAGGGCGGAGGCGCGCAAGACGGCCGGGTTGCCGGGTGTCTGGTTGGGGGCGGCGCTGGCGCTCGTCCTGCCGGTCCTGATCGAGTACTACGTCAATCACGACCTGGCGGCCGAGCTGGCCGCCGGCGACCCGCAGGCGTCGGCGCGGCTGGACGACATCGGCGTTATCGGCCTCTACATGGGGACGACGGGGATCGTGGTGCTGGCGGCGAGCGTCGTGGTGGGCGAATACGTGAGCGATCCGCGCACGAACGGCGCCTCGCGGCAGGTGACGACGACGATGCTGGTTCAACCCCGGCGCGGGGCGGCGGTGGCCGCGAAGCTGGTGGTGGTGCTGGGGGCCGCGCTGGTGCTCCTGGCGCTGGCGTGGGCGGCGACGTTCTCGCTGTTCCGGCACCTGCTGGGGTCGCGAACGTCCTTCGGTCCGGTGCCGTGGTGGATGCTGACCGGGATACTGGCGTGGTGGCTGTTCTCGGCGGCGGCGTCGATGGCGCTGGCCGCGGCCACGCGCAGCGCGCTGGCGTCGATGACGGCCCCCATCGCCATGTCGACGATGATCTCGCCGGGGGTGCTGCTCATTAAGTCCATCGATGCGGCGCGGTTCCTGCCGGATGCCGCCGCGGTCCGCCTCATTGCGGACCCGACGACGCTCAACTACGACCGGCTCGTCGAGCTGCTGTCCGTTCCCATGGCGGCCGCGGTCTGCGCGGCGTGGGCGGGCGGCTGCGCCGTGGCCCTCTGCTGGGTGTGGATGAGGAGGGACGCATGA
- a CDS encoding cupin yields the protein MSGTRVHSRTGGAAGAAGARTVGHGGAGAGSPWGRALRGELMKAVTLPGMWWTAAVTGAAGIAVVMSAFQNSAGGRPFGFEEIAPTWTLAVQIGFVAAGAIVAGAEHSSAQGMTSLLVTPVRGRLAAARLVVLTGVGLAAACALVAMGVAACPRMSAAALWAGGRTVVWLTAVLLLAAGIGEIVRSATGAAVAALILVVLTPQLAMILGEAVDWLPGRAGQIWVAGAASHDDVVAAGLIALAWTAAATAVGAARLVRADA from the coding sequence ATGAGCGGGACCCGTGTGCACAGCAGAACCGGCGGGGCCGCTGGGGCCGCCGGGGCCCGGACGGTCGGGCACGGCGGGGCCGGCGCCGGGTCGCCCTGGGGGCGCGCGCTGCGCGGCGAGCTGATGAAGGCGGTGACGCTGCCGGGGATGTGGTGGACGGCGGCGGTGACCGGCGCGGCGGGGATCGCCGTCGTCATGTCGGCCTTCCAGAACAGTGCGGGCGGGCGGCCGTTCGGCTTCGAGGAGATCGCCCCGACGTGGACGCTGGCGGTGCAGATCGGGTTCGTGGCCGCCGGGGCGATCGTGGCCGGGGCCGAGCACTCCAGCGCGCAGGGGATGACGAGCCTGCTGGTGACGCCCGTGCGTGGGCGACTGGCGGCGGCCCGGCTCGTGGTGCTCACCGGCGTGGGGCTGGCGGCGGCCTGCGCGCTGGTCGCCATGGGCGTGGCGGCCTGCCCGCGGATGTCGGCGGCGGCCCTGTGGGCCGGCGGCAGAACCGTCGTCTGGCTGACGGCGGTCCTGCTGCTGGCCGCGGGAATCGGCGAGATCGTGCGCAGTGCGACGGGGGCGGCGGTCGCCGCGTTGATCCTGGTGGTCCTGACGCCGCAGCTGGCCATGATCCTGGGCGAGGCCGTCGACTGGCTTCCGGGTCGGGCGGGTCAGATCTGGGTGGCGGGCGCCGCCTCGCACGACGACGTCGTCGCCGCCGGGCTCATCGCCCTGGCGTGGACGGCGGCGGCGACGGCGGTCGGCGCGGCGCGGTTGGTGCGCGCCGACGCGTGA
- a CDS encoding dihydrolipoyl dehydrogenase family protein, protein MTHADTPAAVPAAVPAPAGPVEDVEEVDLLVVGGGKAGKSLAMLRAKAGDRVVMVERDKVGGTCINVACIPTKTLISAARVLREVQGSGAHGVTLPSRDGGAGALERARIDLAALRARKEAVVSGMVAAHEKMFPASGMDFVRGTARFVAPRTVEIALNDGGRRRVRGARVLINTGTAPAVPPIEGLADVPHWTSEDLLALPELPDSLVVLGGGVIGVEMASLMGLLGVPVTVVHAGAHILDREDDDVAAEVAAGLEALGVTILTGARAARVGAAPDGRGVVVTTADGREAAGSHLLVALGRTPVTAGLGLEAAGVELTGRGFVRVDDHLRTTAPGVYAAGDVAGTPQFTHASWNDFRVLRDILAGGEASTAGRLIPWAVFTTPELGHVGMTEAEARRAGHEVRVAKTPAAAVPRAKTLGRTEGFYKVIVDADTDEILGAAIIGAEASEVVTAIQMAMLGGLKWQQVRDAVITHPTMGEGLNIVLDSLG, encoded by the coding sequence GTGACTCACGCCGACACGCCCGCCGCAGTCCCCGCCGCAGTCCCCGCCCCCGCCGGGCCGGTCGAGGACGTCGAAGAGGTCGACCTGCTCGTCGTGGGGGGCGGCAAGGCCGGCAAGTCCCTGGCGATGCTGCGCGCCAAGGCCGGCGACAGGGTCGTCATGGTCGAGCGCGACAAGGTGGGCGGCACCTGCATCAATGTCGCCTGCATCCCCACCAAGACCCTCATCTCCGCCGCCCGGGTCCTCCGCGAGGTCCAGGGCTCGGGCGCCCACGGCGTCACCCTGCCCAGCCGCGACGGCGGCGCCGGCGCCCTGGAGCGGGCGCGCATCGACCTGGCCGCCCTGCGCGCCCGCAAGGAGGCCGTCGTCTCCGGCATGGTGGCCGCCCACGAGAAGATGTTCCCCGCCTCCGGCATGGACTTCGTGCGCGGCACGGCCCGGTTCGTCGCCCCGCGCACTGTCGAGATCGCCCTGAACGACGGCGGGCGGCGGCGCGTGCGCGGCGCCCGGGTCCTCATTAACACCGGCACCGCCCCGGCCGTCCCCCCGATCGAGGGCCTGGCCGACGTGCCCCACTGGACCAGCGAGGACCTGCTGGCCCTGCCCGAGCTGCCCGACTCCCTCGTGGTCCTGGGCGGCGGCGTCATCGGCGTCGAGATGGCCTCCCTCATGGGCCTGCTCGGCGTGCCGGTGACCGTCGTCCACGCCGGGGCGCACATCCTGGACCGGGAGGACGACGACGTCGCCGCCGAGGTGGCCGCCGGGCTGGAGGCCCTGGGGGTCACCATCCTCACCGGGGCCCGCGCCGCGAGGGTCGGCGCCGCCCCCGACGGGCGCGGCGTCGTCGTCACCACCGCCGACGGGCGCGAGGCGGCCGGATCCCACCTGCTCGTGGCCCTGGGGCGCACCCCCGTCACCGCCGGTCTCGGCCTGGAGGCCGCGGGCGTGGAGCTGACCGGGCGCGGCTTCGTGCGCGTCGACGACCACCTGCGCACCACCGCGCCGGGCGTCTACGCCGCCGGCGATGTGGCCGGCACGCCCCAGTTCACCCACGCCTCCTGGAACGACTTCCGCGTCCTGCGCGACATCCTGGCCGGAGGGGAGGCCTCCACCGCCGGCCGGCTCATCCCGTGGGCCGTGTTCACCACGCCCGAGCTCGGGCACGTCGGCATGACCGAGGCCGAGGCCCGCCGGGCCGGCCACGAGGTGCGCGTGGCCAAGACCCCCGCGGCCGCCGTCCCGCGCGCCAAGACCCTGGGGCGCACCGAGGGCTTCTACAAGGTCATCGTCGACGCCGACACCGACGAGATCCTGGGCGCCGCCATTATCGGCGCCGAGGCCAGTGAGGTCGTCACCGCCATCCAGATGGCCATGCTGGGGGGCCTGAAGTGGCAGCAGGTGCGCGACGCCGTCATCACCCACCCCACCATGGGCGAGGGGCTCAATATCGTCCTGGACTCCCTGGGCTGA